TGCCCGCCGAGCCGCCCCGCCCCGGCGGGCGCCAGCGTAGCGCACGCGCCGGCGGGTTCCGGCATCGCGTCCCACGCCCGAGTGCCTCCCCGGACGGTCCATATCGCGGATCGCGCCGACGATACCCGGTCCTGAGGCAGGCCGCAAGGGTCGGCGTGCCCCCGGCGAGGACGGGTCTCAGAGATCATCCGGCGGTAGTGCTCGGCCGCGAGACGCGCTCTGGACCATGCGGAAGGACGACTGGCACCTGAAGATTCTCAGTGAGCTGCTGCTCTACCCGATGCGCCGCTTCGCGCCTCAGGCCGACGTGCGCATGGTGGGCGAAATCGGCGGGCGCCAGCTCAAGAGCTACGACATCATCATCGACCTGAGCAGCCAGAAGGGCCCGCGCTTGGTCGCCCGACCAGGAGGTCGTCCTGGTGAACGCCCGGCTGGCGGTGGTCGGGGTGTCCGCCGGTTAGACCTTGCGGAGGGCGGCGTCGATGCGGGCCGTCAGCTCCTTGAGGCTGAAGGGCTTGACGATGTAGTCGACGGCCCCCGCCGAGAGGCCGGCCAGGACGTCGCGCTCGCGACCCTTGGCGGTGAGCATGATGACCGGAATGGCCGAGAGCTCCGGATCGGCTTTGAGCCGCCGCAGCACCTCGAAGCCGTTGAGCACGGGCATCATCACGTCCAGGATCACGAGGTCGGGCCGCTCCCCGGTGGCGAGGGTGAGGGCCTCCTCGCCGTCGCGGGCCCGGAGGACCTGGTGGCCGCTGTTGGTCAGCTTGAACGCCACCATGTCCCCGATCTGCTTCTCGTCCTCGGCCAGCAGGATCTTGGCCATCAACGGTCCTCGGCCAGCATACGCCCGTTCGCCCCCGGCGTCACGGCAGCACCACGCGGAAGCGCGTGCCGACCCCCTTCTCGCTCTCCACGCTGATCCGACCCCCGTGACGCTCCACGATGCCCTTGGCGATGACGAGCCCGAGGCCGGTGCCGCCGGCGTCGCGGACCACCGTGTCCTGGCTGCGGAAGAACTTGCTGAAGAGCTGGGTCTGTTCCTCGACCGAGATCCCGATGCCGGTGTCGTGGACGACGACCTCGAGCTGCCCGTCGGTCCGCTCGGCCCGGACGCCGACCTCGCCGGCCGGCGTGTACTTGATGGCATTGGAGACGAGGTTCGCGAAGACCTGGATCAGACGGTCCCGGTCGCCGACCACCACGAGCCGGTCGGAGATGTGGTCGCGGAAGGACAGCCCCTTCCGCTCCGCCTGCAGCCGGAACGTGGTCACCACCGACCGGAGCGCCTCGGCCAGGTCGACCGGATCGCGCCGGATCTGCATCTTCCCGGCCTCGATCTTCTCCACGTCGAGCAGGTCGTTGATGAGCGCCCCCAGCCGGTCGGTGTTCTGGCTGGCCACCATGAGGAACTGCTGTTGCATGTCGGTGACCGGGCCGGCCTCGCCGTCGAGCACCAGCTCGAGGTGCCCCCGGATGGCGGTGAGGGGAGTCCGCAGCTCGTGGGAGACGGTGGCGATGAACTCGTCCTTCATGCGCTCGATGGCCTTGCGCTCCGTGATGTCCCGGGCGATGGTCGAGAAGCCGGTGATCCGGCCCGCCTCGTCCCGCGTCGCCGAGATGGTGAGCGAGACGTCGATGGACCGGCCGTCCTTGGTGAGGCGCACCGTCTCGTAATTCTCGACGCGCTCTCCCCGTTCGATCCGCACGATCATCTCCCGCATCTCGCCGGCCCGCTCGGGCGGCACCAGCATCGCGAAGGGCTTCCCCCGGACCTCGTCCGCGGAGTAGCCGTAGATGCGCTCGGCGGCGGGGTTCCAGCTGGTGATGGTGAGATCCGGCAGCCAGCTCATGATCGCGTCGTCCGACGACTCGACGATGGAGGCCAGCTGGAAGCGCGCCTCGTAGGCCCGCTTCCGCTCGGTGATGTCCCGGACCACCACCGCGAAGAAGTGATCGTGCTCCGTGCGCACCACGCTGACGCTCAGCTCGATCGGGAAGCGCGAGCCGTTCTTGCGCTGGCCCTCCAGCTCGGTGCGCTGGACACTGGTCGTCTGCAGGCCCGAGGCCGCGGTGGCGGTGGCCGAGGCCGGGATGATCAGGTGCAGGTCCTGCTGGACCAGCTCCGGGGCCGCGTAGCCGAACATGACCTGGGCCGCTCGGTTCACCGAGGTGATCCGCCCCTGGGCATCGACCGTCAGGATGCCCTCGCTCACCGCCTGGAGGATGCCGCGCAGCTGACCTTCCGAGCGCGCCAGCTCGCGCGACCGCACCGCCAGGAGGTCCCGTTCCTGGGCCTGCTCGCCCACCAGCCGCGCATTCCGGACCGCCAGGGCGGCCGGCACCGCCAGCCGCAGGAGCGTCGCCTCGTCGTGCTCCGTGAAGGCCCGGGGCGTCCGGTTCGCCACGTAGATGAGCCCGAGCAGCTCCTGCTCCAGGATCACCGGGACCGCCAGGGCGGCGATGACCGCTTCGGCGGACACGGGGTCCGTGTGGGCGTCGTGGACCCGGGCGTCGTCGGGGTAGTTGGCGACCCGGATCGGGCGCCGCGTCTCCAGCACCCGGCCGGCCAGTCCCCGGCCGGGCTCGATCGTATAGTGTCGCAGGGCGGCGGTCCGCTCACCCAGGAGGGCCACCACCCGGGCGGCGCCCGTGCGCGGGTCGACGGGCGCGATGTAGGCGAGGTCGCTCCGGCAGAGGAGCCGGGCGTGCCGCGCGATCTTCTGGAGCACGGGGATCAGGTCGAGCGTCTCGGCCAGGTCCTGCTGGACCTCGACGAAGGTCTCGGCCTCCCGCCGCGCCCGATTGAGCGCCTCCTCTCGCTGGGTGACCTCGGTGACCATGCGGTTGAACGCCGAGCCGAGGCGCTCCACCTCGTCGCCGGTCTGGATCGTCACCGGTCGGGACAGGTCGCCGGCGGCCATGCGCTCGACGGCGTGAGTGAGCGACGTGAGCGGGTGGGTCATCCGGCGGCCGAGCAGGAGGCTCAGGGCCGCGCCGCCGGTCACCACCACGAACCCGCCGGCCAGGTGGAGCCACCGGGTCCGGCGCTGGGCCTCCTCGTGGGTCCGGGTGCGCTGATCCAGCAGCCCCGCCTCGACCTGGACGAACTCGTCCATCTGCGCCCGGAGCGCCTCGATGGCGCGCCGGGACTCGCCCACCAGCCCCCCGGCGAGCGGCGCCTGACCCCGCTCCATCGCCTCGACGGACGCGCGGGCCGGCCCCTGCCGCCACTCCTCGAGCGCCGTGCCCATCCGGGCCAGACGGGCTCGCTGTCCGGGATCGTCGGAGACGGCCGGCTCGAGCCGGCCGAGTCCCCCCCGGAAGGCGTGATAGCCCTCGTCGACGTCGCG
This region of Candidatus Methylomirabilota bacterium genomic DNA includes:
- a CDS encoding response regulator gives rise to the protein MAKILLAEDEKQIGDMVAFKLTNSGHQVLRARDGEEALTLATGERPDLVILDVMMPVLNGFEVLRRLKADPELSAIPVIMLTAKGRERDVLAGLSAGAVDYIVKPFSLKELTARIDAALRKV
- a CDS encoding PAS domain S-box protein yields the protein MKVRPADDRGRRAATGIGPGRLLRLPSIRLKILAVTAIILVPVAVLGSLTYAMFERQLEASRQVRQTLEVIALARTLDGHLPRMQQALSDSVLAGRPSRRDVDEGYHAFRGGLGRLEPAVSDDPGQRARLARMGTALEEWRQGPARASVEAMERGQAPLAGGLVGESRRAIEALRAQMDEFVQVEAGLLDQRTRTHEEAQRRTRWLHLAGGFVVVTGGAALSLLLGRRMTHPLTSLTHAVERMAAGDLSRPVTIQTGDEVERLGSAFNRMVTEVTQREEALNRARREAETFVEVQQDLAETLDLIPVLQKIARHARLLCRSDLAYIAPVDPRTGAARVVALLGERTAALRHYTIEPGRGLAGRVLETRRPIRVANYPDDARVHDAHTDPVSAEAVIAALAVPVILEQELLGLIYVANRTPRAFTEHDEATLLRLAVPAALAVRNARLVGEQAQERDLLAVRSRELARSEGQLRGILQAVSEGILTVDAQGRITSVNRAAQVMFGYAAPELVQQDLHLIIPASATATAASGLQTTSVQRTELEGQRKNGSRFPIELSVSVVRTEHDHFFAVVVRDITERKRAYEARFQLASIVESSDDAIMSWLPDLTITSWNPAAERIYGYSADEVRGKPFAMLVPPERAGEMREMIVRIERGERVENYETVRLTKDGRSIDVSLTISATRDEAGRITGFSTIARDITERKAIERMKDEFIATVSHELRTPLTAIRGHLELVLDGEAGPVTDMQQQFLMVASQNTDRLGALINDLLDVEKIEAGKMQIRRDPVDLAEALRSVVTTFRLQAERKGLSFRDHISDRLVVVGDRDRLIQVFANLVSNAIKYTPAGEVGVRAERTDGQLEVVVHDTGIGISVEEQTQLFSKFFRSQDTVVRDAGGTGLGLVIAKGIVERHGGRISVESEKGVGTRFRVVLP